A portion of the Hoplias malabaricus isolate fHopMal1 chromosome 1, fHopMal1.hap1, whole genome shotgun sequence genome contains these proteins:
- the LOC136695343 gene encoding NIPA-like protein 2 isoform X2, with product MGLGELGNFAAYGFAPASLIAPLGCVSVIASAIISVVFLKETLRASDLLGGALALSGTYLLVTFAPHSAPHVTANMVERCLISWQFLAYFFFEVVLFCILLYLYKCRNLKHIVIVMLLVALLASMTVISVKAVSGMLTETIRGSHLQLTYPIFYIMFVIMVASCAFQIKFLNEAMKMFDATEVVPINYVFFTASAVVAGILFYEEFYGLSIIYIIMFVFGCLLAFTGVFLIARTRPKIKMDRFFFSVGPIPSKRCTDKVQPEKKDSKHGTLASKLVCNSGVQLEDS from the exons ATGGGGCTTGGGGAACTGGGAAACTTCGCTGCATATGGATTTGCTCCAGCCTCGCTCATTGCTCCACTTGGTTGCGTGTCTGTGATAG CCAGCGCTATCATTTCTGTAGTGTTCCTTAAAGAGACTCTACGAGCCTCTGATCTTTTGG GTGgtgctcttgctctctcaggCACATACCTGCTAGTGACCTTTGCCCCTCACTCTGCACCACATGTGACTGCCAACATGGTAGAGCGATGCCTCATCAGCTGGCAGTTCCTTGCTTACTTT TTTTTCGaagtggttttgttttgtatccTGCTTTACCTGTATAAGTGCAGAAATCTGAAACACATAGTAATTGTCATGCTCTTGGTGGCTCTGCTTG CGTCAATGACAGTGATCTCAGTGAAAGCTGTCTCTGGGATGCTCACTGAGACAATTCGTGGGAGCCACCTACAGCTCACTTACCCCATCTTCTACATCATGTTCGTCATTATGGTAGCTTCCTGTGCCTTCCAGATTAA aTTTCTTAATGAGGCCATGAAAATGTTTGATGCCACAGAAGTTGTTCCTATAAATTATGTCTTCTTTACAGCCAGCGCAGTAGTAGCAG GGATCTTATTCTATGAGGAGTTCTATGGTCTATCAATAATCTACATCatcatgtttgtgtttgg GTGTTTGTTAGCATTCACTGGAGTGTTTTTGATTGCAAGAACTCGACCCAAAATCAAAATGGACAGGTTTTTCTTCTCTGTGGGGCCAATTCCAA GTAAGAGATGTACAGATAAAGTGCAACCGGAGAAGAAAGACAGTAAACATGGCACTCTGGCTTCAAAACTTGTGTGCAACAGTGGAGTGCAGCTGGAGGACTCTTAA
- the LOC136695343 gene encoding NIPA-like protein 2 isoform X1 — MEIYILGIIIAVCGNFLISISLNIQKYTHIQQSQRGTKPYYTSRLWWCGILLMGLGELGNFAAYGFAPASLIAPLGCVSVIASAIISVVFLKETLRASDLLGGALALSGTYLLVTFAPHSAPHVTANMVERCLISWQFLAYFFFEVVLFCILLYLYKCRNLKHIVIVMLLVALLASMTVISVKAVSGMLTETIRGSHLQLTYPIFYIMFVIMVASCAFQIKFLNEAMKMFDATEVVPINYVFFTASAVVAGILFYEEFYGLSIIYIIMFVFGCLLAFTGVFLIARTRPKIKMDRFFFSVGPIPSKRCTDKVQPEKKDSKHGTLASKLVCNSGVQLEDS, encoded by the exons ATGGAG ATATACATCTTGGGGATCATCATCGCTGTCTGTGGCAACTTTCTCATTAGCATTTCACTGAACATCCAG aagtacacacacatacagcagtcCCAGAGGGGCACAAAGCCATACTACACAAGCCGACTATGGTGGTGTGGTATACTGCTCATGGGGCTTGGGGAACTGGGAAACTTCGCTGCATATGGATTTGCTCCAGCCTCGCTCATTGCTCCACTTGGTTGCGTGTCTGTGATAG CCAGCGCTATCATTTCTGTAGTGTTCCTTAAAGAGACTCTACGAGCCTCTGATCTTTTGG GTGgtgctcttgctctctcaggCACATACCTGCTAGTGACCTTTGCCCCTCACTCTGCACCACATGTGACTGCCAACATGGTAGAGCGATGCCTCATCAGCTGGCAGTTCCTTGCTTACTTT TTTTTCGaagtggttttgttttgtatccTGCTTTACCTGTATAAGTGCAGAAATCTGAAACACATAGTAATTGTCATGCTCTTGGTGGCTCTGCTTG CGTCAATGACAGTGATCTCAGTGAAAGCTGTCTCTGGGATGCTCACTGAGACAATTCGTGGGAGCCACCTACAGCTCACTTACCCCATCTTCTACATCATGTTCGTCATTATGGTAGCTTCCTGTGCCTTCCAGATTAA aTTTCTTAATGAGGCCATGAAAATGTTTGATGCCACAGAAGTTGTTCCTATAAATTATGTCTTCTTTACAGCCAGCGCAGTAGTAGCAG GGATCTTATTCTATGAGGAGTTCTATGGTCTATCAATAATCTACATCatcatgtttgtgtttgg GTGTTTGTTAGCATTCACTGGAGTGTTTTTGATTGCAAGAACTCGACCCAAAATCAAAATGGACAGGTTTTTCTTCTCTGTGGGGCCAATTCCAA GTAAGAGATGTACAGATAAAGTGCAACCGGAGAAGAAAGACAGTAAACATGGCACTCTGGCTTCAAAACTTGTGTGCAACAGTGGAGTGCAGCTGGAGGACTCTTAA